One window from the genome of Thalassospira xiamenensis M-5 = DSM 17429 encodes:
- a CDS encoding cbb3-type cytochrome c oxidase subunit 3, which translates to MEFFTQLADFFRPLWGLWLMLLFGAIIAWVMWPSKKRRKDMEEHARIPFRDEE; encoded by the coding sequence ATGGAATTCTTTACGCAACTCGCTGACTTTTTCCGACCCTTGTGGGGTCTGTGGCTGATGCTGCTTTTCGGGGCGATCATTGCCTGGGTCATGTGGCCCAGCAAAAAGCGCCGGAAAGACATGGAAGAGCATGCCCGGATTCCGTTTCGGGATGAGGAATAG
- the ccoO gene encoding cytochrome-c oxidase, cbb3-type subunit II, which translates to MLLKKHHIVEKNVFVLILGIFLTIIIGGIVEIVPLFTMEQTIEKVEGVRPYSPLEQAGRNIYLREGCYNCHSQQIRPFRDEVERYGHYSLAAESMYDHPFQWGSKRTGPDLARVGAKYSNDWHVAHLKDPRSVVPESIMPGYPFLAERELKFDDAQAHLETLKMVGVPYTDEQIENAKADLYLQAMADEDYDELLARYPNAATGDFDGNPAKLTEMDALVAYLQVLGRMVDFTTYNPQLNLR; encoded by the coding sequence ATGCTTCTGAAAAAACACCACATTGTTGAGAAGAACGTCTTTGTTCTCATCCTCGGGATTTTCCTGACCATCATCATCGGTGGTATTGTCGAAATCGTGCCGTTGTTCACGATGGAACAGACCATCGAGAAGGTCGAAGGGGTCCGTCCCTATTCACCGCTCGAACAGGCGGGTCGCAACATCTATCTCCGCGAAGGCTGCTATAACTGCCATTCCCAGCAGATCCGTCCGTTCCGTGACGAGGTCGAACGTTATGGCCATTACAGCCTTGCCGCGGAATCGATGTATGACCATCCGTTCCAGTGGGGATCGAAACGTACCGGACCGGACCTTGCCCGCGTTGGTGCCAAATATTCCAACGACTGGCATGTTGCCCACCTGAAAGATCCGCGCTCTGTCGTGCCGGAATCGATCATGCCGGGCTATCCGTTCCTGGCGGAACGCGAATTGAAGTTCGATGACGCCCAGGCCCATCTTGAAACGCTTAAAATGGTTGGTGTTCCTTATACCGACGAGCAGATCGAGAATGCCAAGGCCGACCTGTATCTGCAGGCGATGGCGGACGAGGATTACGATGAACTCCTTGCACGTTATCCGAATGCGGCAACCGGTGACTTTGACGGAAACCCCGCGAAACTGACCGAAATGGATGCGCTGGTCGCGTATCTGCAGGTCCTGGGTCGCATGGTCGATTTCACCACCTACAACCCGCAACTGAACCTGCGCTAA
- the dapF gene encoding diaminopimelate epimerase, translating into MNGIPFVKMHGLGNDFVVFDGRRDPAVLDLDNATAARIADRKTGVGCDQLIVIEPARDDLADAFMRIRNNDGGEVQACGNATRCVASIVMGELGRKDVIIQTVVGLLDANGLADGRVTVDMGQVKLDWRDIPLGQAVDTNHIPLSLGGLSDAVGVNVGNPHAVFFVDDAESIDIEKLGPVLEHHEMFPERANIEVCSIIGEDRIRMRVWERGVGVTRACGTGACAAGVAAARRGLTGRKTEIILDGGPLTIEWLPDDHVLMTGPVATSFSGFLHGSLLGQH; encoded by the coding sequence ATGAACGGTATTCCTTTTGTCAAAATGCATGGTCTGGGAAATGATTTCGTTGTCTTTGACGGACGACGCGATCCCGCCGTGCTTGATCTTGATAACGCAACTGCGGCCCGCATCGCCGACCGCAAAACCGGAGTCGGTTGTGATCAGCTGATCGTGATCGAACCCGCCCGCGATGATCTTGCCGATGCCTTCATGCGCATTCGCAACAATGACGGGGGCGAGGTCCAGGCCTGTGGCAATGCCACGCGCTGTGTGGCGAGCATCGTCATGGGCGAACTTGGCCGCAAGGATGTCATTATCCAGACCGTCGTCGGATTGCTTGATGCCAATGGTCTGGCCGATGGTCGTGTCACCGTCGATATGGGGCAGGTCAAGCTGGACTGGCGCGATATCCCGCTGGGTCAGGCGGTTGATACCAACCATATTCCGCTGTCCTTGGGCGGTTTGTCGGATGCGGTCGGGGTCAATGTCGGCAATCCGCATGCGGTGTTCTTTGTTGACGATGCCGAGTCGATTGATATCGAAAAGCTTGGCCCTGTCCTTGAACATCATGAAATGTTCCCCGAACGCGCCAATATTGAGGTTTGCAGCATCATTGGCGAAGACCGGATTCGCATGCGGGTCTGGGAACGTGGTGTGGGGGTGACGCGCGCCTGTGGTACGGGTGCCTGTGCGGCCGGTGTTGCCGCTGCGCGCCGCGGTTTGACCGGGCGGAAAACCGAAATCATTCTGGATGGTGGTCCGCTGACCATCGAATGGCTGCCCGACGATCATGTTCTGATGACCGGGCCGGTCGCGACCAGTTTCTCGGGCTTTTTGCACGGATCCCTTCTGGGACAGCATTGA
- a CDS encoding phosphoglycerate kinase, with amino-acid sequence MADFNTLDGVNVAGKRVLLRADLNVPMKDGVVGDTTRIERTVPGLIELADAGAKLVVITHFGRPKGERIAEMSLKPVADALAKQLGRPVKFADDCIGAAAADVVNSLKDGEIAVLENLRYHAAEEKNDPAFVAELAKLGDIYVNDAFSCAHRAHASTEGLAHKLPAYAGRLMQAELEALGNALEAPKHPVMAIVGGAKISTKLDLLGNLVAKVDQLVIGGGMANTFLAAKGVNVGKSLCEHDLLATAREIFAKAEAANCEIVLPVDGLVAKEFKAHADHTISDINDVDADGMILDAGPKTIVDLNKRLESCETLVWNGPLGAFEIAPFDTATVSVAQQAAKLTKAGKLLSVAGGGDTVAALRHADADQDFSYVSTAGGAFLEWLEGKELPGVAALRG; translated from the coding sequence ATGGCTGACTTCAATACGCTTGACGGTGTCAATGTCGCTGGCAAGCGCGTTTTGCTGCGCGCTGATCTTAACGTTCCAATGAAAGACGGCGTTGTGGGTGATACCACCCGCATCGAACGGACGGTTCCGGGGTTGATCGAACTGGCGGATGCCGGTGCGAAACTTGTCGTGATCACCCATTTTGGCCGTCCCAAGGGCGAACGCATTGCTGAAATGTCGCTTAAACCGGTTGCCGATGCGCTGGCCAAGCAGCTTGGGCGTCCGGTGAAATTCGCCGATGATTGCATTGGTGCGGCCGCAGCAGACGTCGTGAACAGCCTTAAGGACGGTGAAATCGCGGTTCTGGAAAACCTTCGTTACCACGCCGCAGAGGAAAAGAACGATCCGGCCTTTGTCGCCGAACTGGCAAAGCTTGGCGACATTTACGTCAATGATGCGTTTTCGTGCGCGCACCGGGCGCACGCCTCGACCGAGGGGCTGGCCCACAAACTTCCGGCCTATGCCGGTCGTCTGATGCAGGCCGAACTTGAAGCCCTTGGCAATGCGCTTGAAGCGCCGAAACATCCGGTGATGGCAATCGTTGGCGGTGCCAAGATTTCAACCAAACTGGATCTGCTTGGCAATCTGGTTGCCAAGGTTGACCAGCTGGTGATCGGTGGCGGCATGGCCAATACCTTCCTTGCGGCCAAGGGTGTAAATGTTGGCAAGTCGCTGTGCGAACACGACCTTCTGGCAACTGCGCGCGAAATTTTTGCCAAGGCCGAAGCCGCCAATTGCGAAATCGTCCTGCCGGTCGATGGTCTGGTCGCCAAGGAATTCAAGGCGCATGCCGATCACACCATATCTGACATCAACGATGTCGATGCCGATGGCATGATCCTTGATGCCGGGCCGAAAACCATTGTCGATCTGAACAAACGTCTCGAGTCCTGTGAAACGCTGGTCTGGAACGGTCCGCTGGGTGCGTTTGAAATCGCACCGTTCGATACGGCAACCGTTTCCGTCGCCCAGCAGGCGGCAAAACTGACCAAGGCCGGTAAACTTCTGTCGGTCGCGGGTGGTGGTGATACGGTTGCGGCCCTGCGTCACGCCGATGCCGATCAGGATTTCTCCTATGTCTCAACCGCGGGCGGTGCCTTCCTTGAATGGCTAGAAGGCAAGGAATTGCCGGGCGTTGCAGCCCTGCGTGGCTGA
- the ccoN gene encoding cytochrome-c oxidase, cbb3-type subunit I: MAQTAPTPVAVSYNMDVVRWGALATIFWGVVGFLAGDLIAWQLAFPALNFDIEYLNFGRLRPLHTSAVIFAFGGNALIATSFYVVQRTCRASLYGGKALPAFVFWGYQLFIVMAALGYVLGITQGREYAEPEWFVDIWLTVVWVAYLAIFVGTLLKRQEPHIYVANWFYLAFIVTIAMLHLGNNLAIPVSFMGAKSYSMFSGVQDALTQWWYGHNAVGFFLTAGFLGMMYYFIPKRAERPVYSYRLSIIHFWALIFLYIWAGPHHLHYTALPDWAQTLGMTFSIMLWMPSWGGMINGLMTLSGAWDKLRTDPVLRFMVAAVGFYGMSTFEGPVMSIKAVNGLSHYTDWTIGHVHSGALGWVAFVSFGAIYHLIPVLWHRERLYSMRLVAYHFWLGTIGIVLYITSMWVSGIMQGLMWRAYDDLGFLQYSFIETVEAMHPYYIIRATGGLLFLLGSLIMVWNVYKTIKGDLRREAPIGTPATVAAE, encoded by the coding sequence ATGGCACAAACAGCACCAACGCCTGTTGCTGTTAGTTATAATATGGACGTTGTGCGCTGGGGCGCACTGGCGACTATATTTTGGGGCGTCGTCGGATTTCTGGCGGGCGATCTTATCGCCTGGCAACTCGCATTTCCGGCGCTTAATTTCGACATCGAATATCTGAATTTCGGGCGTTTGCGCCCGCTGCACACGTCTGCGGTGATTTTTGCCTTTGGCGGCAATGCTCTTATCGCGACGTCATTCTATGTTGTGCAACGGACATGTCGCGCATCTCTTTATGGCGGCAAGGCCCTTCCAGCATTCGTATTCTGGGGTTATCAGCTATTCATTGTCATGGCCGCACTCGGCTATGTATTGGGTATTACCCAAGGCCGTGAATACGCAGAACCTGAATGGTTTGTTGATATATGGCTGACCGTGGTTTGGGTTGCGTATCTTGCCATTTTTGTTGGCACGCTGCTGAAACGACAAGAACCACATATCTATGTCGCAAACTGGTTTTACCTGGCCTTCATCGTAACAATCGCGATGCTTCATCTGGGCAACAACCTGGCGATTCCGGTCTCCTTCATGGGGGCCAAATCCTACTCGATGTTCTCAGGCGTGCAGGATGCTCTGACGCAGTGGTGGTACGGTCATAATGCCGTTGGGTTCTTCCTGACAGCCGGCTTCCTTGGGATGATGTACTATTTCATTCCGAAACGTGCTGAACGTCCGGTTTATTCCTATCGTCTGTCGATCATTCACTTCTGGGCGCTGATCTTCCTGTATATCTGGGCTGGTCCGCACCATCTGCATTACACAGCCCTTCCTGATTGGGCGCAGACTCTTGGTATGACATTCTCGATCATGTTGTGGATGCCGTCTTGGGGCGGAATGATCAACGGTCTGATGACGCTTTCGGGTGCATGGGACAAATTGCGAACCGACCCTGTCCTGCGCTTCATGGTCGCCGCTGTCGGTTTTTATGGCATGTCGACCTTCGAAGGCCCGGTCATGTCGATCAAGGCTGTCAATGGCCTGTCACATTACACCGACTGGACCATTGGACATGTTCATTCCGGCGCGCTTGGCTGGGTGGCTTTCGTTTCCTTCGGTGCGATCTATCACCTGATCCCGGTCCTGTGGCATCGTGAACGCCTCTATTCGATGCGTCTGGTTGCCTATCACTTCTGGCTGGGTACCATCGGTATCGTTCTTTACATCACGTCGATGTGGGTTTCGGGGATCATGCAGGGCCTGATGTGGCGTGCCTACGACGATCTTGGCTTCCTGCAGTATTCCTTCATCGAAACCGTTGAAGCAATGCACCCCTACTACATCATTCGTGCAACCGGTGGCCTGCTCTTCCTGCTCGGATCGCTGATCATGGTCTGGAACGTCTACAAGACGATCAAGGGTGATCTGCGTCGCGAAGCACCGATCGGCACACCTGCTACCGTAGCAGCCGAATAA